A single window of [Clostridium] hylemonae DSM 15053 DNA harbors:
- a CDS encoding TIGR03905 family TSCPD domain-containing protein, which yields MEYRPHGVCSRLIHLDVEDDIIKNVQFVGGCSGNTQGIARLVTGMKVDEAIARMEGIDCGGKGTSCPDQLAKALRAATQR from the coding sequence ATGGAATATAGACCACACGGAGTCTGCTCTCGGCTCATCCATCTGGACGTGGAGGATGACATTATCAAAAATGTTCAGTTTGTGGGAGGATGCAGCGGAAACACACAGGGAATCGCCAGACTCGTAACAGGAATGAAAGTAGACGAGGCGATCGCACGCATGGAAGGCATCGACTGCGGCGGCAAAGGCACATCCTGCCCGGATCAGCTTGCAAAAGCCCTGAGAGCAGCAACACAGCGCTAA
- a CDS encoding 5'-methylthioadenosine/adenosylhomocysteine nucleosidase, whose amino-acid sequence MIGIIGAMEEEVAALKEAMEIEETVTRASMEFCRGILCGKEAVVVQSGIGKVNAAVCAQILVDCFHTDMIINTGVAGSLDASIDIGDMVISTDALYHDVDASFVGDPVGQVPRMDTLAFPADEELVQKAVEANRQVNPDIHTFTGRIASGDQFISSGAVKDKIKENFRPLCVEMEGAGIAQTAYLNKVSYVIIRAISDKADNSAAMDYPAFEELAIAHSIRLVKQLVENI is encoded by the coding sequence ATGATAGGAATTATAGGAGCCATGGAAGAAGAAGTGGCAGCCCTGAAAGAGGCCATGGAGATCGAGGAGACTGTGACAAGGGCATCCATGGAATTCTGCCGGGGTATCTTGTGCGGGAAAGAAGCGGTTGTAGTGCAGAGCGGGATCGGGAAAGTAAATGCGGCGGTGTGCGCGCAGATACTGGTCGACTGCTTTCATACAGATATGATCATCAATACCGGAGTGGCGGGCTCACTGGACGCCTCCATCGATATCGGGGACATGGTTATCTCTACAGATGCCCTGTACCACGATGTGGACGCGTCTTTCGTCGGAGATCCGGTTGGACAGGTGCCGAGGATGGACACGCTTGCGTTCCCGGCCGATGAAGAGCTGGTGCAAAAGGCAGTGGAGGCTAACCGGCAGGTGAATCCGGATATCCATACATTTACCGGGAGAATTGCGAGCGGGGATCAGTTTATCTCCTCCGGCGCCGTGAAGGATAAGATAAAGGAGAACTTCCGTCCGCTCTGTGTGGAGATGGAAGGAGCGGGCATTGCGCAGACCGCATACCTGAACAAAGTTTCGTATGTCATCATTCGAGCGATTTCTGATAAAGCTGACAACAGTGCGGCCATGGACTACCCTGCTTTTGAAGAGCTTGCAATCGCACACAGCATAAGGCTTGTAAAACAATTGGTGGAAAATATATAA